One window of the Epinephelus moara isolate mb chromosome 24, YSFRI_EMoa_1.0, whole genome shotgun sequence genome contains the following:
- the LOC126385567 gene encoding transmembrane reductase CYB561D2, protein MVYNKETEPEPRVYGYTRTGSAVLTHCICIVFTVFITVLSRPGTSWFSWHPFFMTLAFTFFMTEAILLFSPHGSLIKKYPHKTKGRVHWILQCLCVSCAFLGLAAIFYNKHLNGKPHFTSWHGLLGLVTVCVVGVQSLAALPLIYHSLAKGWSLAKLKRYHAASGLVTYLLGSASLLLGLSSAWFTASVGEYTWYLSVLCATLNALVIMSQVSRAYTAKKRLHS, encoded by the exons ATGGTttacaacaaagagacagaacCTGAGCCTCGGGTCTACGGTTACACCAGGACAGGCTCCGCAGTGCTGACCCACTGTATCTGTATCGTCTTCACTGTGTTCATCACAGTCCTGTCTCGACCGGGTACAA gcTGGTTTTCCTGGCATCCTTTCTTTATGACATTAGCG TTCACCTTCTTCATGACAGAAGCCATACTCCTCTTCTCCCCCCATGGCTCCCTCATCAAAAAGTATCCACACAAGACCAAAGGTCGTGTTCACTGGATCCTGCagtgcctctgtgtgtcctgtGCTTTCCTCGGCCTGGCAGCCATCTTTTACAACAAACACCTGAATGGTAAACCCCACTTCACCTCGTGGCACGGTCTGCTGGGCCTGGTCAccgtgtgtgtggtgggggtgCAGTCTTTGGCAGCTTTGCCTCTCATCTACCACTCTCTGGCCAAAGGCTGGTCCCTGGCCAAACTCAAACGCTACCATGCGGCATCCGGACTCGTCACATACCTGCTGGGCAGTGCCAGCCTGCTCCTCGGCCTGAGCTCTGCCTGGTTCACTGCATCTGTCGGGGAATACACCTGGTACCTGTCAGTGCTCTGCGCCACTCTCAATGCCCTCGTCATAATGAGCCAAGTCAGCAGAGCGTACACAGCCAAGAAACGGCTGCACTCCTGA